Below is a window of Vanacampus margaritifer isolate UIUO_Vmar chromosome 11, RoL_Vmar_1.0, whole genome shotgun sequence DNA.
tGAACATCGATATTTTCTGCGGAACATGTATCCGAAAATGAAGCCGGTAACCAAGATCAGGACAGCAGTTGTCAAAATTGGCATTATGTCAGGCCTGATGAAAATTCTAGCAAGGTATGTTTCGCCTGCAAACAAAAGTTGAACTCATCTCAGTGCAAAATCGTGTCAAAATTGCATTCCAATTATATGCAAGCACAGCTTGAATGTTACAATATTGCATTATTGTCGATTAATCTTACCAGGGAAGCAGTCCTTCGCACTGAACGTGGCTATTTCCTTGCTGAGAGGGTTGCTCACATCACATTGATAAACTTGATCGTCATGGTCATTGCTGAGAGTTATGTTTAAGTTTGGGCCAGTTTGCTCCTTTCCCTGTGAGCGCCACTTAAACTTTAATAAATGcggacatttgcactctgttgTGCACACAAGCATCGCCTGGCTTATGTTGATCATCTCACAGGATATGTTGGGTTTGGTTACTTTGTCtgcaaataaacagaaaaattgcAAAACCTGACTGAATACACAACACACATACGTTAGGAAAACCAGCGTTCAGCAAACACTCGAACGTTCATCCGTGAAAGATTTGTGACCAAAGGGTCACATTTCAAGtcaccaaaacaaaagcaatgtttcacaatattaataaaataagtatGGCTGATAAGATAAACTTACCTATAACCTCAATCGTATACTTCAAACGATCATACTTGTTGTCTGTCTTCAATTTTAAGTCATAGTTTCCACTGTCttcatatttagcatttttgatAGTCAGTTCTGCAGTGTTCTGATCCAGAAAAGTTCTTTTCTCATATGTTGGGTACACATACGGACGTTCCTGCATGACATTAAACTCTACCACGTTGATTCCATCATGTACCCAGATAATCGCGTCTGGTTTTTCTGAGAGGTCTGGCACCAACGTAATATCCTGACCCTTGAGTGCGTATTTTAGAACCTGTGCAGAAACTGGGAAGGAGATAGATGAGGGAAATGGGGAGAGAGTTGTGTAAAAATTACTCACACAGATATGTCTGTGATTTTCatgtttgttgatgttttgttgTATGCATTTATCATGACATGCCAATTGTAAAAGCTCAATTCAACTTGTGAGTTGTCGAATGTGAGGTTGTGAATCTGcaggcatttttgtttttaaaactcttTATTTGAACAATGTAGTCCAATATGCAAAAATGCCAACCATCAAACAATCAGTTTTCAACACAAAGCAACATAACTGTTACGGGAACAGTAGTCaaactataaatataaaatcaaatgtaaaaaaatacacatgtaactacggaagaggattaggattaatctcagaattctcgctttaaactcagaattctcactaatCTCAGAATTATGACTATAAAGTCAGTTATTCTGAGAATatagtgagaatcctgccaaacgtgtttttttttctctttactggccctaatcctcttccgtatgaAACAGTGCGATGTTTGTCTCTAAAATAAATTAGATGATAAATGCATACACAGGATAAACAAACACATGAAAATCGTGGATATATTTGTGAATCTGAAAAACATGAGCAATGCGAAAATGTGCGTGGCTCTGAAAAACACATAAAACTGACAAATATGTTTGTGTGAACAATTTCGAGACAAATCTCTTCCCATCGAGGAAGACGCAGAAGCAGACATGCTACATGCTATGAAAGATATAAACATGACAGTCTATAAGTGTTAAGGTAATAATCTTCATGGTTTTCACCcaacacataatttttttttaaacttaccgATCCGGGCAGTTAGTATGAAATAGACCAGGCCAAGTTGGCAGACCATCATCAAAAATTCACAAAAGTAAATCGCCAGTCTTCTATTTTACTTTAAAGCGATGAGCTTCTTCGCTGAATACACTAGATGAGCTAGGGTGCGGCCAAGCAGGTAGAAATTCTTTCACTTTCAACTTTGCCCCGCACCTCTGCtccttttactgtatttagtgaagACGCTCTTTAAGTAAATGGAGCATTAAGTAAATGGCTGAATATAAAAAAGGCAAGAACCAGGAGTTGGAAAAACGcatacagggggaaaaaaacattcaaaatacagGCAGGAAATAAAGAACATGCAGAGCAGTGAAGGCAGCAGTGAAGGCAGCAGAGGTGGCGGAGTCAAACCTGAAACAAAAGGCACGGGTGGGCATGGCAGCTGGTAGAGCAGGTTTGGGTTACTTCAGCAAATTACCTGGAAAAATGAGTCACATAAGGTTCTCTAGGtctttgtcattattattattattattattattattattattattgttattattattattattattgttattattattattattattattattgttattgttacgGCCAGTTACTTGACTGGGTGATTTGTGTCCTGTGACTCGtatattaactaattcactgtcatgaatttatttggactatttctattagtttaacatttttcccactttt
It encodes the following:
- the LOC144060566 gene encoding lymphocyte function-associated antigen 3-like gives rise to the protein MMVCQLGLVYFILTARIVSAQVLKYALKGQDITLVPDLSEKPDAIIWVHDGINVVEFNVMQERPYVYPTYEKRTFLDQNTAELTIKNAKYEDSGNYDLKLKTDNKYDRLKYTIEVIDKVTKPNISCEMINISQAMLVCTTECKCPHLLKFKWRSQGKEQTGPNLNITLSNDHDDQVYQCDVSNPLSKEIATFSAKDCFPGETYLARIFIRPDIMPILTTAVLILVTGFIFGYMFRRKYRCSVCLQKIRKRISSRRQRTLAKVPDIAKCGNDFAQQGSEEALMSGKNEGKGGSFVFKARPSPSRRNQTKKEPGKKHYQIREMEGTALQK